In Oryza sativa Japonica Group chromosome 3, ASM3414082v1, one DNA window encodes the following:
- the LOC112936010 gene encoding sec-independent protein translocase protein TATA, chloroplastic-like, with protein MGMAPVATYPSSSSSSTLARPPCAAAGRAAAAGRARVAAAGMSSRASSFVTGGAGGLAVAVAARTRAGSGAGSRGGGAMGCKCLFGLGVPELVVIAGVAALVFGPKQLPEIGRSIGKTVKSFQQAAKEFETELKKESDDGGDQPPPPTETAVSDGGEEKELEASSSKEST; from the exons atggggATGGCTCCGGTCGCGACCtacccgtcctcctcctcctcctccaccctcgCGCGGCCTCCGTGTGCGGctgcggggagggcggcggcggcgggccgggcACGCGTCGCGGCGGCCGGGATGTCCTCGAGGGCGTCCTCCTTCGTCACGGGAGGGGCGGGGGGGCTCGCCGTGGCGGTGGCCGCGCGGACGAGGGCGGGGTCGGGGGCGGGGTCGCGTGGGGGAGGCGCGATGGGGTGCAAGTGCCTGTTCGGGCTCGGCGTCCCGGAGCTGGTCGTCATCGCGGGCGTCGCCGCGCTGGTGTTCGGCCCCAAGCAGCTGCCCGAGATCGGCCGCAGCATCGGCAAGACCGTCAAGAGCTTCCAGCAG GCAGCCAAGGAGTTCGAAACGGAGCTGAAGAAAGAGTCTGATGATGGTGGCGACCAGCCCCCGCCTCCAACCGAGACGGCGGTTAGCGACGGTGGCGAGGAGAAGGAGCTCGAGGCGTCCAGTAGCAAGGAGAGTACATGA
- the LOC4333514 gene encoding sec-independent protein translocase protein TATA, chloroplastic: MAATKSKAAKKGAPLLGKYELGRLLGRGTFAKVYHARSLAPGADPVAVKVLDKPDLAAAGAGMATRVLREVAAMRRLRHPNVLRLHEVLATRSKVYLVMELAPGGDLLSRLASLPSRRLPEHAAQRVFLQLVSALIYCHARGVSHRDVKPQNVLLDAHGNLKVSDFGLAALPDSLRDDGRLHTACGTPAFAAPEVLRRKAYDGAKADAWSCGVILFVLLAGHLPFDDSNIADMCRKAHRREYALPRWVSQPARRLVSRLLDPNPATRLAVAELATHPWFKRSLSLDSQLGSLLGGQPERELAFQAPPPLNAFDIISMSPGLDLSGLFGESKRRREKRFVTTASPERTVERLGQAGAKLGYFMVGKKGVERLPLGGLSGLVAMSMEMSEVSPSMMLVELRLEGGDDGDGDGGAEEFGWEELRAELGDDVVMAWHGCDGGKKDKEGILL, translated from the coding sequence atggccgccaccaaGAGCAAGGCGGCCAAGAAGGGCGCTCCGCTCCTCGGCAAGTACGAGCTCGGCCGCCTCCTCGGCCGCGGCACCTTCGCCAAGGTCTACCACGCCCGCTCCCTCGCCCCCGGCGCCGACCCCGTCGCCGTCAAGGTGCTCGACAagcccgacctcgccgccgccggcgccggcatggccacccgcgtcctccgcgaggtcgccgccatgcgccgcctccgccaccccaacgtcctccgcctccacgaGGTGCTCGCCACGCGCTCCAAGGTGTACCTCGTCATGGAGCTCGCccccggcggcgacctcctctCCAGGCTCGCCTCGCTGCCGTCGCGCCGCCTCCCCGAGCACGCCGCGCAGCGGGTGTTCCTCCAGCTGGTGTCCGCGCTCATCTACTGCCACGCGCGGGGCGTGTCCCACCGCGACGTCAAGCCGCAGAACGTGCTCCTCGACGCACACGGCAACCTCAAGGTCTCCGACTtcggcctcgccgcgctcccGGACTCGCTCCGCGACGACGGGCGCCTGCACACCGCGTGCGGCACCCCGGCGTTCGCGGCGCCCGAGGTGCTCCGCCGCAAGGCCTACGACGGCGCCAAGGCCGACGCGTGGTCCTGCGGCGTCATCCtcttcgtcctcctcgccggccaccTGCCGTTCGACGACTCCAACATCGCCGACATGTGCCGGAAGGCGCACCGCCGCGAGTACGCGCTCCCGCGGTGGGTGTCGCAGCCGGCGCGCCGCCTCGTGTCGCGCCTCCTCGACCCGAACCCGGCcacccgcctcgccgtcgccgagctcgCCACCCACCCGTGGTTCAAGCGCTCGCTCAGCCTCGACTCGCAGCTCGGCAGCCTCCTCGGCGGCCAGCCGGAGCGGGAGCTGGCGTtccaggcgccgccgccactgaaCGCGTTCGACATCATATCCATGTCGCCGGGGCTCGACCTGTCCGGGCTGTTCGGCGAGAGCAAGCGCCGCCGGGAGAAGCGGTTCGTGACGACGGCGTCGCCGGAGCGGACGGTGGAGCGGCTCGGCCAGGCGGGCGCCAAGCTCGGCTACTTCATGGTGGGCAAGAAGGGCGTCGAACGCCTGCCCCTGGGCGGCCTCTCGGGCCTCGTCGCCATGTCCATGGAGATGTCGGAGGTGTCGCCGTCGATGATGCTCGTCGAGCTGAGGCTggagggaggcgacgacggcgacggcgacggcggtgccgAGGAGTTCGGGTGGGAGGAGCTCAGGGCGGAGCTCGGCGACGACGTGGTGATGGCATGGCATGGCTGCGATGGAGGGAAGAAAGACAAGGAAGGGATTCTTTTGTAG